AATTTTGCGGAAAGTGTCTTGATAGAGTATATTGAGGCTACTGCCgtcgtccatgaggactcgcgtgagatggaatccgctgataattggatcgaggaccagagtTGCCGAACCTCCGTggcggatactggttgggtggtccttgtgatcaaaagtgatcgaGAGGCCGcccatgggttaaattttggggcgaccgaCTTTGTGGCGTGGTCGTCTCGTAGTTCGTGCTTGCGCTCCCTTTCAGAGGTATGCGTCACGTgtatcatgtttactgtttttacttcggggggactTGCTTCTACCCCCCGGTGCTCGGTAGGCGAGCCTCCTCGTCTTCACTAtcactgggcggccccttccctttgtgttcggcattgagcttgccggtttgtttgaaaacccaacaatttctgttggtatgattggcgggtttgttagggctgccatggatctgatagggccgatccagtatcttgtctaaaccggatggaccatctctgtttgccttaaatggcttctttcgttgaccggatttggagccactaaatccggcgttgaccgtcgtGTCTTGGGTTCCTGCATTATTGTTGCGACGCTTGTCTTTATTGCGTCCCTGGCTTCGGAGGTTCCAGGATCGCTAgcactattgcttctacgagcaagccaactatcttctcccgcgcaaaagcgggtcattagtgtggtgagagctgccatggactttggcttttcttggccgaggtggcgggcgagccactcgtcgcggacgctatgtttaaaggccgcgagtgCTTCGGcctccggacagtcgacaatttggttctttttaattaagaacctagtccagagtttcctggcTAATTCTTcgggctgctggatgatgtgactgaggtcatcggcgtccggaggccgaacatatgtaccttggaaattgtcacgaaaggcgtcttccaagtcttcccagctgccaatggagttctctgggaggctgtttagccagtgccgagctggtccctttaattttagtgggaggtatttaatggcgtggagatcatcaccgtgggccatgtggatatggagaagaaaatcctcaatccataccgcggggtcagttgttccatcatatgattcaatattcataggtttaaacccttctgggaattcctGCTCCATTACCTcctcggtgaagcatagggggtgtgcggcgcctctgtaacGGGCGACCTCGCGACGGAGTTCGGTGGACGTCCCTATGCGGTGTTCACCCCGAATAAGATTATATTGGTCACGCCGGCGTTATAACCGTCTTCTCGTGTTGGGACATGACCTCTTGAcccgtagattgatctggctAGGCCTGCCCTAgtgtccaggtcctgccgtagGTCGTAGGTGTAATTCTGGGCCCCTGTCTTCCTGCCTTTACGGCGGggtagtatgggctggtgttcggcttgggtAGCGATTCTGTCTCGGCCAAGCGGTGGCCGGTCTAGTTTATCAGCTGCGTTATGCGCTGATATTATGGGCTCCCGCGCTTCAACGTTGAATTGGGGTAACAACTTGCGCTTTGGGTAGCTTTTGGTTGGTCGTGCaaggccatattcctcggctgccaggacattagtccatctgtcgttgagcgtatcccgttcggcttgaagccgttgctgcttccttttcaggctccttgcggttGCGATGAGTTGTTGCTTAAAGCGTTCTTGCTCAAGGGGCTCCTCTGGAATGATGAAGTCTTCGTCATCGAGGCTTATGTCGTCTTTGGAGGGTGGCATGtaattgctgtcctccgagtccTTGTTCCCGACTAGCTCATCAGGGTTACCCAGCCCCTCCTCCctatcatcctgttcggatgttggttcgaCGGGGGCATCTgggtcttcggcgttctccggagtgttattgtctccatTGCCGGTATTGCTTTCTTTGCCGCGGCGTGATTTTGAATGCTGTCACTGATGCCGCTTCTTTGGTGGTTTATCAGTGTTATTGTCCTTGATTGGATCCTTACTACCTTCACCGATATCCTCTTTTGGCGTAtctaccatgtatacgtcgtatgtggaggtggccgccCAGCGTGTGGTATGCGGCGGGTTTTGGCtttgttcgtctccggcatcgaTGTCCATATCGTAGATGTCTTCGGAGTTGCGGTCAAGCATGTCGGTAAGGTCctcaacagtggctatgaagtgggtggtgggtgggacgtaaaattccccgctctcagcccctagtccgggctgggcgtaattCAGACGTTGCTCCTTcgtaatgacgagggatcgcattaggtccagagcctcgcttaaaggcgaggttcgGCTAGGGAAAAGAGAGTCCGTGGAGTACGACGGGAAGAAAACTCCTTGGTCGGGCTCACATAATGCGGACTCCAAGGGTTCGGGGCCAGTGttcggagaagagtccggcttcaTGATGATTGCCGTTGACCTCTAGCTCTCCCATACTAGGCTCAATAGCCacagagagtccggcgggctcgagaatctcgtcttcggacctggtgatgcgctccggatctaaggccagagcagaggttggggtcgcgaacccttggaagatcaagtctcctcggatatcaacgacataatccagatttccaaaactaatctggtgacatggggcgtagttgtcgatctgctctagacggccaagcgagttggcccgcagtgcgaagccgctgaacacaaagatctggctggggagaaagacctccctgagggcagcattgttgtagatgatggatggagccatcgaaccttctggcgACGACACAACGGATCTCTCattgaaagcaccaatgtcggtgtcaaaactggcggatctcgggtagggggtcatgaactgtgcgtctgaggttgatggtaacaggaggcgggggacacgatggttacccaggtttgggccctcttaatggaggtaatacctacttcctgcttgattgatcttgatgaatatgaggattacaagagttgatctaccacgagatcgtaatggctaaaccctagatgtctagcatgtatgattatgatcacctctacggactaaaccctccggtttatctagacaccggaggggactaaggttgtacagagtcggtttgcagaggaaggaaccttcatatccaaacgccaagcttgccatccacgcaaaggagagtcccatccggacacgggaggaagtcttctgtcttgtatcttcatggcccattagtccggcccacgtcacatagcccggacgcccgaggaccccttaatccaggactccctcagcggtgTCTAGGGTTTCTACAACGGGTAGAATTAGATGGCGGCTTTTACCTCATAGTGTGAATGAAACAGACAACTAGGATCGAAAGGAGCAGCCCATCGAATGGTCAAAAATGCAAATGCCCGGAGGAGCATCCCACTCCCGCACGAATCAAGAATTGAGATGGCTTGCATTTATGTATCTCTTGATCTAACTACTACTCACTCATTTATTCTCTACAGGAATGGCAGAATTTTCATTGTTGATCTACAGTCCAGATTACATAATCTATTCGTACCTACTAATTTAGAAAATGTAAAGCTAGCACAACTATTATAGTTTAGTTTAAAGTTTGATTGCCTTCTTATGGAACCATCTGATTATTAGTTAACCATTGGCTAGCACTGATTAATTCTTTACCATTTGTTTTTCCGCCCAATCTATTCCCATAAACTGCTCTGCAAGTCCTGTTCTCATAAACTGGGGTCTTTGTGTCTCTCTCAATTTATATCCGATATCTACATCAAATGTTTGATTTACCACCGGTTTTCATGCTTAGATTATTTTTTTAGAGGAGAATTACCTTTTGACCTAGATGTCCAAGTGACTGCGATGAATGGGAGGATGATTCCATCAAATTATATTCTTTGTCTTGCAGATGAGTAGTTATTCATGCAGGTGGCATGTTTGGGGGCACTGTCGCAAAGCATGCCGTATGTGGATGGCCTATAATTCTTTCTTATTTTACTTTCCGTAAGCCAATTTTTTTGGCATCACCAATAATCATATATTTCTATTCTTCGTCAAGCAGTAATAACGTGTAATGGAAGTTATATACCCCTGTCTGTGGTGGTGGTCATGTGTTGTATAATTATGTTGTAAATCATTATGAAAAACTGATTATATGAGAATAATGGAGGTAGATCCTTAAACTAGAACCGGTAGAAATTATACATCTCCATGTAGTGGTGTTGGTTGACAAATGTTAATGCAAGTCCTCTATTATTTTTTTCCAGCTGTAATGCAGGAAAATATGCTACAATAGTAGTTTTTTATACAAAATTAATGTGAGGTTTTGCAGTCATTATGATCTCTTTTGAGTTAGCTTGCGTTTTATGCCCAGGCAAGCACACTCTGTTTCCTTATGTTCAAATCATGTTTGCATGTTGCACCGTGTGCTTTGCCTATTCACGGAGAGCAGAGGCCCTCTGTGGCGGTGACCTTGAtgggccggcccgcggcccgcgGCCCGCGGCCCAGATGGCCAGGCTGGCGCGAGCACGAGGATCACCGTCCCTTGGCTAGTGGATCCGACGGTCGACGAGATGGCTGGCTCTGGCTGCGCGTCCTCTTCACGGGTCTCTTCCAAAAACCCTATTGAGTCAGCGCACACACAAGCGCCGCCGACACTAGtgaaccccgccgccgccgaaatCGCGCGTTCCGCTTCGCCGCCGCCACCAACCGCCGTCGCCAGCGAAATCCCACTCCGTCTCCTTCCGACGCAATGTCTGGATCTGGGGAGCGTCGATCAGACAGCTCCGGCAACAGCAAGTCGTCCGGAAACTCGGGGAAAGGCTCTGGAAGCAAGTCCACTGCCACGAGCAAGGAGACCCTGTTCAGGCTGGGCGCCAAGCCATATCTTCTTCCGTATATGAAGAAACGGGCTGAAGCTgctgaagctgctgctgctgctgaagCTGCTGCCACGTCAATCCCCTCTCGGCCGCATGTGCCGGCTGCTGGGGAATTCCCCGAGCTCAAAGATACTCTGGGGCTTTCCAGTGGCTCTGCTAAGAAGAAGCAGCAGTAGCATCAGAGGACTGCGGCTGCGCCTCCAGATCTTATCAAGCCTCCAGAGGTTGATGAGGTTGATGTGCTTGCCTGGCTTGCTGCCTCTGGTGCGCCCCAAGATTCGAATCCGCCTCCCCGGATGAATGATATGGCCCGTGATGCCTATGCCGCCCTTTCTGCGGAGAAGGACCCGCTCAAGCAGAAGTGCTTGAAACTACTTCTGACGTAAGTTATAAGCATCTGGGTCTCTTTGCATTGCATACTGTGCACAATATATGATTACTGCAGTCCGGTGACCCTCGTAGACACAATATATATTGCGACGCTAAGGTTCATAGCATGCACCTTACACTAGAAGCGTTGTTTTTGTGTGCAGCCCCCTGATGTCTCGGATGGTGGTGTTGGATTGTATAATCTGTCAGGAAATTTGATACCCTTTGTGTTTCTAGTTTGAAATTATATGGTTACTGCTGTCCTCACTAATCCTTGTGTGAACACAATTTATATCATGCTAATGTTCATAGCACACACCTACACCATAGGTGTTGGATTGGACCTAGATAGAGTAACACCTTACACTTGTTTTGTTTCACTTTCACTACCAGATTAGTTACACGGGTTCAATGTGGTAGTACACATGGTAGCCCAATTACTATGGCTACTAGTAAGTTATTCAGCACAGAAGAGTAACCACTTGCTGTTCTGTATGCTTTTATCACTGGTATACACTATTCATGGTTTCTTCAGTTTGTTTTTTGCTGCAAACTGATGTGACCGTCCAGCTCACTATCTGTTGCATTTTTTTATGCAGCCATGACATCAGAGGAACCCGAAGTTTCTACCAATACAAGGCATTTGAGCTTGTCCCGAGCCGTTCTTCAGTTTTTAAAATTGACTTTGAACATGTGCTCCAAGAGGGTTATCTCGACGTTGCCATAAAGATTTGGGAGGACAACGAAGCTGGTAACGGGTAAATAACGCTGCATCTTATCATTTACTGCTGCTGTTTTTAAAAGGCCCAGTTGGTCTTTGATGGTTATATTTATATAGTTGTTTCTGTTGTAGTCTATTTGGATTGTTTGTATGTTGTGTTTTAGGATACCAAAGTTATTCTAATTTGCGTATGATCTTTTATTAACGCAGCTTTGGTTACCTAAGGAAAACTGTTGTGGATTTCCTGAAGACGCAGTGTTTATTTGAGAGAGAAGTCATAGATGTTGTAGACTTGCGTCTTATCATTTACTGCTGCTGTTTTTAAAAGGCCCAGTTGGTCTTGGAGATTATATTTGTATAGTTGTTTCTGTTGTAGTCTATTTGGATTGTTTGTATGTCTCGTTTTAGGATACCAAAGTTATTCTAATTTGCATATGGTCTTTTATTAACGCAGTTTTGGTTACCTAAGGAAAACTGTTGTGGATTTCCTGAAGACGCAGTGTTTGTTTGAGAAAGAAGTCATAGATGTTGTAGACATTGGCTATGATCATTTCCCATTGGTCATGCAACCATTCTCAAAGTACAAGCCTGAAGAACTGATGAAAGAAGACAACAGTCTGTTTGGTCAATCGAATAATCTTGTCAATGCAAGATTTCGTGGGAGGCAGATCATCATAAGCGCCCACGAGCATGCTCGCGAGAATCATGCCGCTGGAAGAACCTGGGGTGGTCATTTTGATGCCAGTAAAATTTACATAATAGAGTTCAGCTGCCATAAAATTTGGTGTCGGATCCTAGCAACAACTACTGAGTTCACTCCAGCAAATCAAGTGCTAGATGTGAAGCAGATCCATAAATCAATGGCTGGGCAATATGAAATCAATGGGAGCTCTCCACCGCATTTTGAATGCCTTCAAGTTGACATCGATGGCCTGAATGCCAACAGTGCTGTAAACACCTCAATTATGGAGTACTTTCCATACCATGTCGCTTTCATGCCAGACGGCGCGAACAAGCATTTCACGGAGGAGCTGCACAATATCACCGAGGGCGTTTGGATGGATGTCGACGACTTGAAAGTGTATAACCACATCTTTGAGTCGGAACTAACTGATGTATCTGATTGGAGAGATGATTACAGCTCCTTAGCTGATCCAGTCCTAAGAGGAGTCTATAATTATGAACATACAGCTCTTGAGATGTCGCAGGGTCAGAGAATACAGCAGAATTTAGCTCAGCCACAGCAGGCCCAGGTTGAGCTGGTTATGCCACAGCAGGTCCAAGAGACAGTGCGGCAGCAGTTCCATGTGGGCTTGGTTCAGCCACAGCAAGCTGAGTATGAGTTGGGTATGTCACAGCAGGTCGAGCCAGTGAATCAGCGGCAGCAGGCCCAGGTGGGCTTGGTCCAGCAGACAGTGACCACCGTGGAGGGCACATCAGAAGCGAGCACGTCAGCTGGAAAATCAAAAAGATTCAAGCGCACGTTGAAAGGGAAGCTGACCTGCAAACGACACCTGCTTGTGCATGTGCGCAGCTACATGGTTGGTAAAAGGCCACTGGTGGGTTTATTTCAAGCTGAAACCTATGCGGCAAAGCGTAATCCTGTGCTTGGAGAAATTTTCAGCCTTCTATTCAAGGGGAAAACCATGCATTTGGGTGGCCAGTAAGAAAACTTCTTAGAATTTGTATTTTGCATCAGTCAGCAACTATTTGCACATTTGCTAACTATTATACTTTTATGTGGAACAGCCTTGCCCCTCTCTTGGTGTTGTACCGTGCCTTGAGGGATACTGATGAGGAACGTCAAGTCTGTCAAGTGAGATGATGAGGATGGCTGAAGGGTGTAAATGGAAGCAGTGCTGCAATAGGAGGGATGCCAAGGTTGAATGAGATGTGGAGCCTGTGGGCTGGTGAACAGAGGACTCAGTAGCTAATGTAGAGGTGTAGACTTAGGGCTGGTGTTAACGTGTCCTTCTATTTTGTTAGACTTGTGGCTTGTATAGCCTGTTGTGTTTTATGAGTTCCATTCTGCCTAGAACTTCTGACATAGGATTCGCCTGTCCTGAATGATGTCTTTCGACTGAATCATGCCTTTGAGGTCCTGTATGTGGGTCTGCTTGTCCTGTATGTGGATCTGCTTCTCCTGAATGAGGCCTTGTCCTCACTTTGTGATTGTCTTTGAGGCTTGAACCTGGTCCTGTGTTGTTACAAATGTTCCTAGAGAAGATTTATACATCATGCCTTTGTGCTTTAGTTTTTGATAGGTCACGCTAACCACCAGACACTGGAGCGGCTGTAGAGTGCAAAAATTTATCGACTCTGCTTTCTTACTGGACGCTGAAATACAATCTGGACTGCTCACATCTCAAACATGATCTCCCAGTTCGGATCACCCAATCAGCTAAGATCAACATAACACTAACAGTCTTGCCCTGAAGTTTATGCACGCCACAAGTAGTCGAGTACATTTTCAGCTCATTCAGCTCAGTGAGGGCACACATCACAGTTGCTGACAGTGCTCAGAGCCTCTATGGACACACCATATATACACTGAATTAGGCAACATTCCATGGCATCTCAGGATCAAGACGGAGTCCAGCCAACGATCACTCTTGAAGCAATGGAGGTCAGCATTTCTCCTGCGTAGCAACTAGCATCAGTGAAACGTCGCCTGTTGCTGATGCATATTATTATGTATGTAAGAAAGATGCCAAGACTTCCCTAGCTATATTTTGTCACCGTAGTATGTGATCCTTGGCCTATGTATGCACCAGGTGCAGTTGATTA
The Aegilops tauschii subsp. strangulata cultivar AL8/78 chromosome 3, Aet v6.0, whole genome shotgun sequence genome window above contains:
- the LOC109776784 gene encoding uncharacterized protein; protein product: MNDMARDAYAALSAEKDPLKQKCLKLLLTHDIRGTRSFYQYKAFELVPSRSSVFKIDFEHVLQEGYLDVAIKIWEDNEAGNGFGYLRKTVVDFLKTQCLFEKEVIDVVDIGYDHFPLVMQPFSKYKPEELMKEDNSLFGQSNNLVNARFRGRQIIISAHEHARENHAAGRTWGGHFDASKIYIIEFSCHKIWCRILATTTEFTPANQVLDVKQIHKSMAGQYEINGSSPPHFECLQVDIDGLNANSAVNTSIMEYFPYHVAFMPDGANKHFTEELHNITEGVWMDVDDLKVYNHIFESELTDVSDWRDDYSSLADPVLRGVYNYEHTALEMSQGQRIQQNLAQPQQAQVELVMPQQVQETVRQQFHVGLVQPQQAEYELGMSQQVEPVNQRQQAQVGLVQQTVTTVEGTSEASTSAGKSKRFKRTLKGKLTCKRHLLVHVRSYMVGKRPLVGLFQAETYAAKRNPVLGEIFSLLFKGKTMHLGGHLAPLLVLYRALRDTDEERQVCQVR